From a region of the Hemibagrus wyckioides isolate EC202008001 linkage group LG06, SWU_Hwy_1.0, whole genome shotgun sequence genome:
- the LOC131354079 gene encoding zinc-binding protein A33-like has protein sequence MASNFLEEDFSCPVCCEIFKDPVVLSCSHSVCKGCLQQFWEAKGSRECPVCRRKSSMSTPPVSLALKNLCETFVQERRQSSSSGSETVCSLHSEKLKLFCLDDQRPVCVVCRDSRKHTNHKFCPIEEAATDCKKELKTALKPLQEQLKIFKDCKLNWSQTAEHIKIQAQQTERQIKEQFEKLHQFLRDEEAVRIAALREEEVQKSQMMKEKIEKLSSDISSLSDTIRAIEEEMRAEDVLFLQNYKATVKRAQCTLQHPEELSGALIHVAQHLANLKFRVWEKMQDTVQYTPVTLDPNTVHPKLIVFDDLTSVRRSDEEQKLPYNPERFDKCLCVLGSEGFNSGTHCWDVEVGDCTVWYVGVMTESAQRMENVFSRSGIWCVGFYGGEYGARSTPQPFTLLSLEQKLQRIRVKLDCDRGKLSFSNPLTNTHIHTFTHTFTDKLLPYLSVIGSLKILPLQCSVRVNQIS, from the exons ATGGCTTCTAACTTTTTAGAGGAGGATTTCTCCTGTCCTGTGTGCTGTGAAATCTTCAAGGATCCTGTTGTTCTGAGCTGCAGTCACAGTGTTTGTAAAGGGTGTTTGCAGCAGTTCTGGGAGGCCAAAGGATCCAGAGAATGTCCTGTTTGTAGGAGGAAGTCATCTATGTCTACGCCTCCTGTAAGTCTGGCCTTAAAGAACCTGTGTGAGACTTTCGTACAGGAGAGACGTCAGAGCTCTTCATCAGGGTCTGAAACAGTCTGCAGTCTGCACAGTGAGAAACTCAAACTCTTCTGTCTGGACGATCAACGgccggtgtgtgtggtgtgtcggGATTCAAGaaaacacactaaccacaaatTCTGCCCTATTGAGGAGGCAGCAACAGACTGtaag AAGGAGCTCAAAACTGCACTGAAGCCACTACAGGAGCAACTGAAGATCTTTAAAGACTGTAAACTGAACTGGAGTCAGACTGCAGAACATATAAAG ATTCAGGCCCAACAAACAGAGCGTCAGATTAAGGAGCAGTTTGAGAAGCTTCACCAGTTTCTACGAGATGAAGAGGCAGTCAGGATCGCTgcactgagagaggaagaggtgCAGAAGAGTCagatgatgaaggagaagattgagaagctgagcagTGACATATCATCTCTTTCAGACACAATCAGAGCCATAGAAGAGGAGATGAGAGCCGAAGATGTCCTGTTCTTACAA AACTACAAGGCCACAGTGAAAAG AGCCCAGTGCACACTGCAGCATCCAGAGGAGCTTTCAGGAGCACTGATCCACGTGGCACAACATCTGGCCAACCTGAAGTTCAGAGTCTGGGAGAAGATGCAGGACACTGTCCAGTACA caccTGTAACTCTGGACCCCAACACTGTTCATCCTAAACTCATTGTATTTGATGATCTGACCAGTGTGAGACGCAGTGATGAGGAACAGAAACTTCCCTAtaatccagagagatttgataaatgtttgtgtgtcctGGGCTCTGAGGGCTTTAACTCAGGGACACACTGCTGGGATGTTGAAGTTGGAGACTGTACAGTCTGGTATGTGGGTGTGATGACAGAATCTGCTCAGAGGATGGAGAATGTATTCTCCAGAAGTGGAATCTGGTGTGTGGGGTTTTATGGTGGTGAATACGGAGCACGTTCTACACCACAACCATTTACTCTCCTCTCATTAGAACAGAAACTCCAGAGGATCAGAGTAAAACTGGACtgtgacagaggaaagctgtcaTTCTCTAACCctctgactaacacacacatacacactttcacacacacatttactgacaaATTACTGCCATATCTAAGTGTTATTGGTTCTCTAAAGATTCTGCCACTTCAGTGCTCTGTAAGAGTGAATCAGATCAGTTAG
- the LOC131354078 gene encoding E3 ubiquitin-protein ligase TRIM35-like, translated as MASRFSEEDFSCPVCCEIFKDPVVLHCSHSVCKVCLHQFWKTKGSRECPICRRKSSMESPPISLVLKNLCETFLQERNQSSSSGSETVCSLHSEKLKLFCLDDQQPVCVVCRDSRKHTDHKFCPIDEAATDCKEELKTALKPLQEKLKIFKDCKLNSNQTAEHIKIQAQQTERQIKEQFEKLHQFLRDEEAVRIAALREEEEQKSQMMKEKIEKLSRDISSLSDTIRAIEEEMRAEDVLFLQNYKATVKRAQCTLQHPEELSGALIHVAQHLANLKFRVWEKMQDTVQYTPVILDLNTAHPGLIVSDDLTSVIHNSYFGEMKLPYNPERFDEKKCILGSEGFNSGTNCWDVEVGDCTHWYVGVMTESAQRKGDVFSRGGIWYVTHYDGVYKAGYTPKIYGFLSLEQKLKRIRVKLDWDRGKVSFSDPLTNTHIHTFTHTFTNKLLPFLFIIDPYSPLKILPLQWSVGMNQIS; from the exons ATGGCTTCTAGGTTTTCAGAGGAGGATTTCTCCTGTCCTGTGTGCTGTGAAATCTTCAAGGATCCTGTTGTTCTACACTgcagtcacagtgtgtgtaaagtgtgtttgcATCAGTTCTGGAAGACCAAAGGATCCAGAGAATGTCCTATATGTAGGAGGAAGTCATCTATGGAATCTCCACCTATAAGTCTGGTCTTAAAGAACCTGTGTGAGACTTTCTTACAGGAGAGAAATCAGAGCTCTTCATCAGGGTCTGAAACAGTCTGCAGTCTGCACAGTGAGAAACTCAAACTCTTCTGTCTGGACGATcaacagccggtgtgtgtggtgtgtcggGATTCAAgaaaacacactgaccacaaaTTCTGCCCCATTGATGAGGCAGCAACAGACTGTAAG GAGGAGCTCAAAACTGCACTGAAGCCCCTACAGGAGAAACTGAAGATCTTTAAAGACTGTAAACTGAACTCTAATCAGACTGCAGAACATATAAAG ATTCAGGCCCAACAAACAGAGCGTCAGATTAAGGAGCAGTTTGAGAAGCTTCACCAGTTTCTACGAGATGAAGAGGCAGTCAGGATCGCTgcactgagagaggaagaggagcagaagagtcagatgatgaaggagaagattgagaagctgagtagAGACATATCATCCCTTTCAGACACAATCAGAGCCATAGAAGAGGAGATGAGAGCTGAGGACGTCCTGTTCTTACAA AACTACAAGGCCACAGTGAAAAG AGCCCAGTGTACACTGCAGCATCCAGAGGAGCTTTCAGGAGCACTGATCCACGTGGCACAACATCTGGCCAACCTGAAGTTCAGAGTCTGGGAGAAGATGCAGGACACTGTCCAGTACA CACCTGTAATTCTGGATCTGAACACTGCACATCCTGGACTCATTGTGTCTGATGATCTGACCAGTGTGATACACAACTCATATTTTGGAGAAATGAAGCTTCCTTAtaatccagagagatttgatgaaaaaaaatgtatccTGGGCTCTGAGGGCTTTAACTCAGGGACAAACTGCTGGGATGTTGAAGTTGGAGACTGTACACACTGGTATGTGGGTGTGATGACAGAATCTGCTCAAAGGAAGGGGGATGTATTTTCTAGAGGTGGTATTTGGTATGTGACTCATTATGATGGTGTATATAAAGCAGGTTACACACCTAAAATATATGGTTTCCTCTCACTAGAACAGAAACTCAagaggatcagagtgaaactGGACTGGGACAGAGGAAAGGTGTCATTCTCtgaccctctcactaacacacacatacacactttcacacacacatttaccaaCAAATTACTGCCATTCCTATTTATTATTGACCCATATTCTCCTCTAAAGATCCTGCCACTTCAGTGGTCTGTAGGAATGAATCAGATCAGTTAG